A window of the Henckelia pumila isolate YLH828 chromosome 3, ASM3356847v2, whole genome shotgun sequence genome harbors these coding sequences:
- the LOC140889171 gene encoding phosphatidylglycerophosphate phosphatase PTPMT2-like, whose protein sequence is MYIEELGEGGCENGEQQVNNGIAEGAIVVWDAKRALVGAGARALFYPTLLYNVVRNKIQSEFRWWDRVDEFILLGAVPFPTDVPRLKALGVGGVVTLNEPYETLVPTSLYHDYDIEHLVIPTRDYLFAPVNRDICQAVEFIHSNTLCGKTTYVHCKAGRGRSTTIVLCYLVKHKKMSPDAAFQYVRSIRPRVLLASSQWQAVQDYYIRLKNPEVKTCTDNPHSRSLSFPVNVDLEDLDYGSIVVVDESDLDGYEENPDSKIGGRNMMSEANLACRVQFASQAAIARLSCLWLRTHSEQKVTRKKMGSSVGSSRIGSLGVDVHVY, encoded by the exons ATGTATATTGAGGAACTGGGTGAAGGAGGTTGTGAGAATGGGGAGCAGCAAGTCAATAATGGTATTGCTGAAGGGGCTATTGTTGTTTGGGATGCGAAACGGGCTTTGGTTGGAGCTGGGGCTCGTGCTCTTTTCTATCCCACATTGCTGTACAATGTTGTCAGAAATAAGATTCAGTCCGAGTTTCGGTGGTGGGATAGGGTTGATGAG TTTATTTTGCTAGGTGCTGTACCATTTCCCACCGATGTTCCGCGCTTGAAAGCTCTTGGTGTAGGTGGTGTGGTTACCTTGAATGAACCATATGAAACTTTAGTTCCAACATCCCTGTATCAT GATTATGACATCGAGCACTTGGTGATACCTACAAGAGATTATCTTTTTGCTCCTGTTAATAGGGATATTTGCCAAGCTGTAGAATTCATTCATA GTAATACACTTTGTGGCAAAACTACATATGTTCACTGCAAGGCTGGCCGTGGCCGTAGCACTACAATTGTTCTCTGTTACCTG GTCAAACACAAGAAGATGAGCCCCGATGCTGCATTTCAGTATGTGAGGTCAATCAGGCCGAGAGTCCTTTTGGCCTCTTCCCAATGGCAG GCTGTTCAAGATTACTATATCAGACTCAAGAATCCGGAAGTCAAAACCTGCACCGATAATCCACACAGCAGAAGTTTAAGTTTCCCTGTGAATGTGGACCTTGAGGATCTTGACTATGGTTCGATTGTGGTAGTTGATGAATCGGACCTTGATGGATATGAAGAAAACCCTGATTCCAAGATAGGGGGACGGAACATGATGAGTGAGGCAAACCTCGCCTGTAGAGTACAGTTTGCTAGTCAGGCAGCGATAGCAAGGCTTTCATGCCTGTGGCTTCGTACCCACTCGGAGCAAAAGGTAACAAGAAAGAAAATGGGAAGCTCGGTGGGGAGCAGTCGGATAGGTAGTCTGGGAGTTGATGTCCATGTTTATTGA
- the LOC140891766 gene encoding peptidyl-prolyl cis-trans isomerase FKBP20-2, chloroplastic, protein MLLLSFPILSSGNHLSSLGSFSFQKRLVEVSCSGHNLQGNGEQAKSSFKFEENTKRRLLLVLFLGSGIFPALPSCGKTKKQNPYDERRLLEQNKRIQKENGVPDEFPNFVREGFTVRVVASDDYVKRDSGLIFRDFEVGKGDCPKAGQQVTFHYIGYNESGRRIDSTYLQGSPAKVRLGNKALIPGFEEGIQDMKPGGKRRLIVPPELGPPVGPSTFFSSKQFEVFDVELLSIQDCTRRTIGFYSDVVCD, encoded by the exons ATGCTTTTGCTCTCATTTCCCATTCTTTCCTCTGGGAATCATCTCTCGT CGCTCGGATCATTTTCCTTTCAGAAGAGACTCGTAGAGGTTTCTTGTTCTGGCCATAATCTACAGGGAAACGG AGAACAGGCTAAGAGCTCGTTCAAATTTGAGGAGAATACTAAGCGGAGGCTTCTCCTTGTTCTCTTTCTTGGCTCGGGCATATTTCCTGCATTGCCATCTTGTGGAAAGACAAAGAAACAAAACCCATATGATGAGAGGCGCCTTTTAGAGCAGAACAAGCGGATACAAAAAGAGAACGGTGTACCCGATGAGTTCCCTAATTTTGTTAGAGAAG GCTTCACGGTGAGAGTAGTGGCATCAGACGATTATGTCAAGAGAGATTCAGGTCTCATTTTTAGGGACTTTGAAGTTGGTAAAGGTGATTGTCCAAAGGCTGGCCAACAG GTGACTTTTCATTACATTGGTTACAATGAGTCTGGCCGTCGTATAGATAGTACCTACTTACAAGGATCACCTGCAAAAGTTCGACTGGGTAATAAGGCCTTGATTCCAG GATTTGAGGAAGGAATCCAGGACATGAAGCCTGGGGGTAAACGAAGACTGATAGTTCCTCCAGAATTAGGACCACCA GTGGGGCCTTCTACTTTCTTTAGCTCCAAACAGTTCGAAGTTTTTGATGTTGAGTTGCTGAGCATTCAGGATTGCACGAGGAGGACCATAGGGTTTTACTCCGACGTCGTGTGTGATTGA
- the LOC140891767 gene encoding uncharacterized protein, producing the protein MGLFLSFMGKGLPTTQLLSLVMGTLHRQFIENDITTFEDFHFAILDIFNTVNAALPGKHYDVPSPKEVEACYDEWRGAANESEKKELFIKFMKKNVNISKLDDSTLIAGIVTPPAAMAAKKAGESLPQLKLIKTIPDVIFVPSATVLALVSVKLSRKMFLAKIADMK; encoded by the exons ATGGGATTGTTCTTGAGCTTCATGGGAAAAG GTTTGCCAACAACACAACTGCTAAGTTTGGTGATGGGAACACTCCACAGACAATTCATAGAGAACGATATAACGACTTTTGAGGATTTCCATTTTGCCATTCTTGACATTTTCAa CACCGTGAATGCAGCATTGCCTGGCAAACATTACGACGTACCTTCACCAAAAGAAGTTGAG GCATGCTATGATGAATGGAGAGGAGCAGCAAACGAGTCAGAAAAAAAGGAACTTTTCATCAAATTCATGAAGAAGAATGTGAATATCAGCAAGTTAGATGACTCCACACTCATAGCCGGAATTGTAACACCTCCGGCTGCCATGGCAGCCAAGAAAGCAGGGGAGAGCCTCCCTCAGCTCAAGCTGATCAAGACAATACCTGATGTCATTTTCGTCCCTTCGGCCACGGTGCTGGCTCTTGTTTCCGTCAAGTTATCCAGGAAGATGTTTCTTGCTAAAATAGCTGACATGAAATAA